In one window of Leptospira sp. GIMC2001 DNA:
- a CDS encoding flagellar biosynthesis anti-sigma factor FlgM, with the protein MNIDRIGRVGGSGYEPKKASTTPKSETSLGQDSVTISDAAKQLSMEAKVRQEVTTIAKQILNEPETQEKTDKIKAVKEKLKNGEYDELSPEVLNKISERITEVFLG; encoded by the coding sequence ATGAATATTGATAGAATTGGAAGAGTTGGTGGCTCAGGCTACGAACCAAAAAAAGCATCTACAACACCTAAGTCAGAGACAAGTCTTGGACAAGACAGCGTAACAATTTCCGATGCAGCGAAACAGCTTTCAATGGAAGCTAAAGTTCGTCAGGAAGTTACAACAATTGCTAAGCAGATTTTGAATGAGCCAGAAACTCAAGAGAAAACCGACAAAATCAAAGCAGTTAAAGAGAAATTAAAAAATGGCGAATATGATGAATTGAGCCCTGAAGTTTTAAATAAAATTTCTGAAAGGATTACTGAGGTTTTTCTAGGTTAA